A single genomic interval of Gemmatimonas sp. harbors:
- a CDS encoding YbdD/YjiX family protein, protein MSHAANATPWKVTMRRWIATVHRIIGAPDYETYLAHMQRKHPGCTPLDARAFEKQRLVDRYKQPGSRCC, encoded by the coding sequence ATGTCACACGCAGCGAATGCCACGCCGTGGAAAGTCACGATGCGTCGTTGGATCGCGACGGTGCATCGGATCATCGGCGCGCCGGATTACGAGACGTATCTGGCGCACATGCAGCGCAAGCATCCCGGTTGCACCCCGCTCGATGCCCGGGCGTTCGAGAAGCAGCGCCTGGTGGACCGTTACAAGCAGCCCGGTTCCCGCTGCTGCTAA
- a CDS encoding MFS transporter, whose product MSSIPPTHEPAPARRWMPTRNVLALAAVSFLTDASSEIIAPLLPLFLVGTLGATVSMVGVIEGSAEAVASLLKLASGWWSDRVSRRKPLIVAGYTIASLVRPLVAIAQSATQVLAIRLVDRVGKGIRGAPRDALLADSTPPEFRGRAFGFHRAADHAGAVVGPLIALACLQWLGMPVRQVFWVAAIPGALAVLVAIAFVREQHDSAVAPAGRPVVTPTKARTSPAIPASALPRSFWLTMLPILVFTLGNSTDAFLLLRASQLGVPTALIPLVWVLLHLVKSASSTPAGALSDRVGRRPLIVAGWGLYAAVYAGFSRATDPWHAWALFGVYGVVFGLTEGTEKALVADLVPAARRGTAFGWYQATVGVAALPASIVFGVVWDRYGSPAAFGMGAVLAVVAAVIMSLVALTPAEA is encoded by the coding sequence ATGAGCTCCATCCCGCCAACGCACGAACCGGCGCCCGCCAGGCGCTGGATGCCGACGCGCAATGTGCTCGCGCTGGCCGCCGTCAGTTTTCTCACCGACGCGTCCAGTGAAATCATCGCGCCGCTGCTCCCGCTGTTTCTGGTGGGCACGTTGGGCGCGACGGTCAGTATGGTGGGCGTGATCGAGGGCAGCGCCGAGGCGGTGGCCTCGCTGCTTAAACTGGCGAGTGGATGGTGGTCGGATCGGGTGTCCCGCCGCAAGCCGTTGATTGTGGCCGGTTACACGATCGCGTCGCTGGTGCGTCCGTTGGTGGCGATCGCGCAGAGTGCAACGCAGGTGCTGGCGATCCGTCTGGTGGATCGCGTTGGCAAGGGGATTCGCGGTGCACCACGCGACGCGCTGCTGGCCGACTCCACGCCGCCCGAATTCCGTGGTCGGGCGTTTGGATTCCATCGGGCGGCGGATCACGCCGGTGCCGTGGTCGGTCCGTTGATTGCGCTGGCCTGTCTCCAATGGCTCGGCATGCCGGTGCGCCAGGTGTTTTGGGTGGCGGCCATTCCAGGCGCGCTGGCGGTGTTGGTGGCGATCGCGTTCGTCCGCGAGCAACACGACTCGGCGGTCGCTCCAGCTGGTCGGCCGGTCGTCACCCCGACCAAGGCCCGGACGTCTCCGGCCATTCCGGCCAGTGCGCTGCCACGCTCGTTCTGGCTCACGATGTTGCCTATCCTCGTGTTCACGCTGGGCAACTCCACCGACGCCTTTCTGCTACTGCGGGCCTCGCAACTCGGGGTGCCCACGGCGCTCATCCCCCTGGTGTGGGTGCTGCTGCACTTGGTAAAGAGTGCGTCGAGTACACCGGCCGGCGCGTTGTCGGATCGCGTGGGGCGTCGCCCGCTGATCGTGGCCGGCTGGGGGCTCTACGCGGCCGTGTACGCCGGTTTCTCCCGGGCGACCGACCCGTGGCATGCCTGGGCACTCTTTGGCGTGTACGGCGTCGTTTTCGGCCTCACGGAAGGCACCGAGAAGGCGTTGGTGGCCGATCTGGTGCCGGCGGCGCGTCGTGGCACGGCCTTCGGGTGGTACCAGGCGACGGTCGGCGTGGCCGCGTTGCCGGCCAGCATTGTGTTCGGCGTGGTGTGGGACCGATATGGCTCGCCGGCGGCCTTCGGGATGGGAGCGGTGCTGGCCGTCGTGGCCGCGGTGATCATGTCGCTGGTGGCCCTGACCCCCGCCGAAGCCTAG
- a CDS encoding M20/M25/M40 family metallo-hydrolase: MTTTDSGKNWLTPLLDTWRARRAWILEQQIAIARVAAPTGNESERAAMLQQDWFACGHLVTRDCVGNVIARVDPSGTPTRPDRRPLVCLAHLDTVFDDREPLAVRQEGARTYCPGIGDNGRGLAAMSVLARALLQPEVRARLRRPIELVLTVGEEGEGNLRGARQWFDDAAARDAMPVAAVAIDGPGDRTIVHHAVGSRRWRIAFTGAGGHSWANASTPNPVHAAGACIAAIARLAEASRPSGVVAVTRMNGGEHLTGVPTHAWIDIDLRSLEPARLQTMSDEVTRIVRRAALDTSQHHPALALRYSITTLGDRPAGMIDDRHPLVLAAWSATRAVGLEPQSASGSTDANVPLARGIPAIAIGAGGSGSAAHTASEWYDDTDSNVGLERAIRLIVALGTTERLFS; encoded by the coding sequence ATGACCACCACGGACTCCGGGAAGAACTGGTTGACGCCGCTGCTGGACACCTGGCGAGCACGGCGCGCGTGGATTCTTGAACAACAGATCGCGATCGCCCGCGTCGCGGCACCGACGGGGAACGAAAGCGAACGGGCGGCCATGCTGCAACAGGACTGGTTCGCGTGCGGCCACTTGGTCACGCGGGACTGCGTCGGTAACGTGATCGCCCGGGTGGACCCATCCGGGACGCCCACTCGCCCCGATCGCCGACCGCTCGTCTGCCTGGCGCACCTCGATACGGTGTTCGACGACAGGGAGCCGCTCGCGGTGCGACAGGAGGGCGCTCGCACGTACTGCCCCGGCATCGGTGACAATGGCCGCGGACTGGCCGCCATGTCGGTGCTGGCGCGTGCGCTGCTGCAGCCCGAGGTGCGAGCGCGCCTTCGGCGGCCGATCGAACTCGTGCTGACCGTCGGGGAAGAAGGCGAAGGCAATCTTCGCGGGGCAAGACAGTGGTTCGACGATGCCGCGGCACGTGACGCGATGCCGGTCGCGGCCGTCGCGATCGACGGCCCCGGCGATCGAACCATCGTGCACCACGCCGTCGGTTCACGCCGATGGCGCATCGCGTTCACTGGTGCGGGCGGGCACAGTTGGGCCAATGCGAGCACCCCGAACCCGGTGCACGCCGCCGGCGCCTGCATTGCCGCGATCGCCCGCCTCGCCGAGGCGTCCCGGCCCTCCGGTGTGGTTGCCGTCACACGCATGAACGGCGGCGAACATCTCACCGGCGTGCCAACACACGCCTGGATCGACATCGACCTGCGTTCACTCGAACCGGCACGACTGCAGACCATGAGCGACGAGGTAACGCGCATCGTACGGCGCGCCGCGCTCGATACGTCGCAGCACCACCCGGCGCTGGCGCTGCGCTACAGCATCACCACGCTTGGCGATCGACCCGCCGGGATGATCGACGACCGCCATCCGCTCGTGCTGGCCGCGTGGTCGGCCACCCGTGCCGTGGGACTCGAGCCGCAATCGGCATCGGGATCCACCGATGCCAACGTACCGCTCGCGCGCGGCATTCCCGCTATCGCCATCGGGGCCGGCGGCTCCGGCAGCGCGGCACACACAGCCAGCGAGTGGTACGATGACACCGACAGTAACGTCGGCCTCGAGCGGGCGATCCGTCTGATCGTGGCGCTGGGCACGACCGAACGACTCTTCAGCTAG
- a CDS encoding galactokinase family protein produces MTIGAFPPLSELFVRRRFDSVGFSPLVANAYRSLLRDAHQALDDASVPSDHRRVWILPGRIEVLGKHVDYAGGRSLLCTVERGIVLVARRRNDRVAALRDARRRESITISFDAPARSALPWAVYPRTVLRRLIANFGSAVCGADIALASNLPPAAGVSSSSALTVGLTLAFAELSALSSLAAWRTTITDRAALAGYIGALENGADYGRLAGERGVGTLGGAQDQTAILCGEPDRLEMFRWGPVTYERSVPWLTDSTFVIGVSGVVAAKTGAAKERYNRAARTAHRLVDAWNLHGGVLAATPARTLREAFEAASNGPVTHVPSILADAARAGADSEFTANHLIARLEQFFDETFVIVPHAADALVNGDVKQFGALVDRSQGGAERALENQIAETVHLARYARELGAHAASAFGAGFGGSVWAMVPSHDAERFASRWRDRYLRTHGSASHRALFFATRPTVPALEVVDDDTRSGA; encoded by the coding sequence ATGACCATCGGCGCGTTCCCGCCGCTTAGCGAGTTGTTCGTTCGTCGCCGCTTCGACAGCGTCGGCTTCTCGCCGCTGGTCGCGAATGCGTACCGCTCTCTGCTGCGTGACGCGCATCAAGCGCTCGACGATGCCAGTGTGCCGTCCGACCACCGTCGCGTGTGGATCCTGCCCGGACGCATCGAAGTGCTTGGGAAGCATGTGGATTACGCCGGTGGCCGCTCGCTGCTGTGCACGGTGGAGCGCGGCATCGTGCTGGTCGCCCGCCGCCGCAACGATCGCGTGGCCGCGCTGCGCGATGCGCGGCGCCGTGAATCGATTACGATCTCGTTCGATGCGCCGGCCCGCAGCGCGCTGCCGTGGGCGGTGTATCCGCGCACGGTCCTGCGACGCCTCATTGCCAACTTCGGCAGCGCGGTGTGTGGGGCCGACATCGCCTTGGCCAGCAATCTGCCACCGGCTGCCGGCGTCTCAAGTTCGAGCGCGCTCACCGTGGGCCTGACGCTAGCGTTCGCGGAGTTGTCGGCGCTGTCTTCTCTGGCCGCGTGGCGCACCACGATCACCGATCGCGCGGCACTGGCCGGCTATATCGGTGCGCTCGAGAATGGCGCCGACTACGGACGGCTGGCCGGCGAGCGTGGCGTGGGGACCCTTGGTGGCGCGCAGGATCAGACGGCGATTCTGTGTGGCGAACCCGACAGACTCGAGATGTTTCGCTGGGGGCCCGTCACCTATGAGCGATCGGTACCGTGGCTCACGGACTCCACGTTCGTTATCGGCGTGAGCGGCGTGGTGGCAGCGAAAACCGGTGCGGCCAAGGAACGCTACAATCGGGCGGCGCGCACCGCACACCGGCTCGTCGATGCGTGGAATCTCCACGGTGGTGTGCTCGCGGCAACGCCCGCGCGCACGCTACGCGAAGCCTTCGAAGCGGCATCCAACGGCCCCGTCACGCATGTGCCGTCGATACTGGCGGACGCCGCGCGTGCCGGCGCCGACAGCGAGTTCACGGCCAATCATCTCATCGCCCGGCTCGAGCAGTTCTTCGACGAAACCTTCGTGATCGTGCCGCACGCCGCCGACGCGCTGGTCAATGGTGATGTGAAGCAGTTCGGCGCACTGGTGGATCGGTCCCAGGGCGGTGCCGAGCGGGCCCTCGAGAATCAAATCGCGGAAACGGTGCATCTCGCACGCTACGCACGCGAGCTCGGCGCGCATGCCGCGAGCGCGTTCGGTGCCGGCTTTGGTGGCAGCGTATGGGCGATGGTGCCGTCGCACGATGCCGAGCGATTCGCGTCGCGGTGGCGGGACCGGTACCTGCGCACGCATGGGTCCGCGTCGCATCGCGCGCTCTTCTTCGCGACGCGGCCGACTGTGCCGGCTTTGGAAGTGGTGGACGACGATACGCGCAGCGGCGCGTAA
- a CDS encoding sugar phosphate nucleotidyltransferase, translating into MIRSAVIMAGGLGTRMRRSDDTATLEASQVAAADSGVKGMIPIKRPFLDYLLSALADASITDVLLVIGPDHDAVRQYFTREAPPSRVRLRFVVQPAPIGTANAVTVAAAVLGDAPFLVLNADNYYPINAFRALAVADSAGVVAFDREALVRDGNIEAERVRAFAVLDVDRDDMLCGIIEKPGAALDLTSESAKWVGMNLWAVTSAIVDACRRVPVSARGEFELPEAVGLALREGVPVRAVRLSAPVLDLSRRSDIAGVVDRLSSVDPRP; encoded by the coding sequence ATGATCCGATCGGCGGTCATCATGGCCGGAGGCCTCGGCACCCGCATGCGTCGCAGTGACGACACGGCAACGCTCGAGGCTTCGCAGGTGGCGGCTGCGGACTCCGGTGTGAAAGGGATGATCCCGATCAAACGCCCGTTTCTCGACTATCTCCTCTCGGCCCTCGCCGATGCGAGCATCACCGATGTGCTGCTCGTGATCGGACCGGATCATGATGCGGTGCGACAGTACTTCACACGCGAAGCGCCGCCGTCGCGCGTGCGTCTCCGCTTCGTGGTGCAGCCAGCGCCGATCGGCACGGCCAACGCCGTGACAGTAGCGGCCGCCGTACTCGGGGATGCACCGTTTCTGGTGCTGAACGCCGACAATTACTACCCGATAAACGCGTTCAGGGCGCTGGCGGTGGCCGACAGCGCTGGCGTCGTAGCGTTCGATCGTGAGGCGCTCGTGCGCGATGGCAACATCGAGGCGGAGCGCGTGCGCGCGTTCGCGGTGCTCGACGTTGATCGTGATGACATGTTGTGCGGCATCATCGAGAAGCCCGGCGCTGCGCTCGACCTTACCAGTGAGTCGGCAAAGTGGGTCGGCATGAACTTGTGGGCCGTCACGTCGGCGATTGTGGACGCCTGCCGTCGCGTGCCCGTCTCCGCGCGCGGCGAGTTCGAGTTGCCGGAAGCCGTAGGCCTCGCGCTGCGTGAAGGGGTTCCGGTGCGCGCCGTTCGATTGAGTGCGCCGGTGCTCGACCTGTCCCGTCGCTCGGACATTGCTGGCGTCGTCGATCGACTGTCATCGGTCGATCCGCGTCCATGA
- a CDS encoding Gfo/Idh/MocA family oxidoreductase: protein MSDESNGSDHGESRSESRGVSRRDLLSGAAAALAAAAVTGTPARLLASTDDWRVDLTPPQQAGKGSMLGVPFEKHGTVRIAIVGTGLRGSSVLGELLAIEGVEITALADIVPEKAQRAADRVVKAGRKAPALYTNGERDFERLVQRDDIDFVYTATPWPWHTPVVLAAMRAGKHAGSEVPIALSVDQCWELVDTSEKMKRHCLLMENCCYGNSELTVLRMVREGVFGTLLHAEAAYLHDLREILFENKDEGLWRRFPHTERDTNFYPTHGLGPVAQYLGIHRGDKFEYVVSMSSPEAGLSEWREKAEPKDSPKWKERYKAGDMNTSLIKTAKGRTILLQHDVVNPRPYSRLNNLQGSKAIFNDYPARLYIDGAAGGERWTPLAEFKSKYEHPLWTAVGDMARKNGGHGGMDFIMAYRLVQCMREGLAPDFDVYDAAAWSVPYALCEQSIKNGSAPVKFPDFTRGAWQTSTAPQGPSTT, encoded by the coding sequence GTGAGCGACGAATCGAACGGGAGCGATCACGGCGAATCGCGTAGCGAATCGCGCGGCGTCTCGCGCCGTGACCTGTTGAGTGGAGCGGCCGCGGCATTGGCGGCCGCGGCGGTCACCGGCACGCCAGCGCGATTGCTGGCCAGCACCGATGACTGGCGTGTGGACCTCACCCCGCCGCAGCAGGCCGGAAAGGGCAGCATGCTCGGTGTCCCGTTCGAGAAGCACGGCACGGTGCGTATCGCGATCGTCGGCACCGGTCTGCGTGGGAGCTCGGTGCTGGGCGAACTGCTCGCGATCGAGGGCGTGGAGATCACGGCACTTGCCGACATCGTCCCCGAGAAAGCACAGCGTGCCGCCGACCGGGTGGTGAAGGCGGGACGCAAGGCCCCCGCGCTTTATACCAACGGCGAGCGCGATTTCGAGCGCCTGGTGCAACGCGACGACATCGATTTCGTGTATACGGCCACGCCGTGGCCTTGGCACACGCCGGTCGTCTTGGCGGCGATGCGGGCAGGGAAGCATGCCGGCAGCGAAGTGCCGATCGCCCTCTCGGTCGATCAGTGCTGGGAGCTGGTCGACACGTCCGAGAAGATGAAGCGGCATTGTCTGCTCATGGAGAACTGCTGCTACGGGAACAGTGAGCTCACGGTGTTGCGTATGGTGCGCGAAGGCGTTTTCGGCACGTTGTTGCACGCGGAAGCGGCGTATCTGCATGATCTCCGCGAGATCCTGTTCGAGAACAAGGACGAAGGCCTGTGGCGTCGCTTCCCGCACACCGAGCGCGATACGAACTTCTATCCCACGCATGGTCTCGGGCCGGTCGCGCAGTACCTCGGCATTCATCGCGGCGACAAGTTCGAGTACGTCGTGTCGATGTCGTCGCCGGAAGCCGGACTCTCCGAATGGCGCGAGAAGGCCGAGCCGAAGGACAGTCCCAAGTGGAAGGAACGCTACAAAGCCGGCGACATGAACACGTCGCTGATCAAGACGGCCAAGGGGCGCACGATCCTGCTGCAGCACGATGTGGTGAATCCGCGCCCGTATTCGCGATTGAACAACCTGCAGGGATCGAAGGCGATCTTCAACGATTATCCCGCACGTCTGTACATCGATGGTGCCGCTGGTGGAGAGAGGTGGACGCCGCTGGCCGAATTCAAGAGCAAGTACGAGCATCCGCTGTGGACGGCCGTCGGCGATATGGCGCGCAAGAACGGCGGCCACGGCGGCATGGACTTCATCATGGCCTACCGCTTGGTGCAGTGCATGCGTGAAGGGCTCGCACCTGACTTCGACGTGTACGATGCCGCCGCGTGGAGCGTGCCATACGCGTTGTGTGAGCAGTCGATCAAGAACGGCAGTGCGCCCGTCAAGTTTCCCGACTTCACCCGTGGTGCGTGGCAGACGTCCACCGCGCCGCAGGGACCCAGCACGACATGA
- a CDS encoding sugar phosphate nucleotidyltransferase: protein MKVIIPLAGKGTRLRPHTHVTPKPMLKVAGRPVMSYVMDDVLTLGNVEQVVYITGHLKDKVEAYARTTYDIPSVFIEQAVQDGTAGAVALAKPFVDQPVLIIFVDTIFDADLTILKDSDDDGIIWTKEVEDYQRFGVVVTDEHGHMTKIVEKPKEPISKRANIGLYYIKNWKLLYEGIDHVLTTAPNKGEWYLTDAFQYMIDHGAKIKVVDVAGWYDAGQLETLLDTNRTMLEKGRARRPDALGEGATIVEPVYIEDGCTIEHATVGPNVSLGAGSTVRHSSVANAVIGEHTTIEHAQLHDAFLGDRVVVRGVKGSMNLGDDSDIRMDA, encoded by the coding sequence ATGAAGGTCATTATCCCCCTCGCCGGGAAAGGCACACGCCTTCGTCCGCACACGCATGTGACACCGAAGCCGATGCTGAAGGTCGCCGGCCGCCCCGTCATGAGCTACGTCATGGATGACGTGCTCACCCTCGGCAACGTGGAACAGGTGGTCTACATCACCGGCCACCTGAAGGACAAAGTCGAAGCCTACGCGCGCACGACGTACGACATCCCGAGCGTGTTTATCGAGCAGGCGGTGCAGGACGGGACGGCGGGCGCCGTAGCACTGGCGAAGCCGTTCGTTGATCAGCCGGTGCTGATCATCTTCGTCGATACGATCTTCGATGCCGACCTGACGATTCTCAAGGACAGTGACGACGACGGCATCATCTGGACCAAGGAAGTCGAAGACTATCAGCGATTCGGCGTCGTGGTGACCGACGAGCACGGTCACATGACCAAGATCGTCGAGAAGCCGAAGGAGCCGATTTCCAAGCGGGCGAACATCGGCCTGTACTACATCAAGAACTGGAAGTTGCTATACGAGGGTATCGATCATGTGCTGACCACGGCGCCGAACAAGGGCGAGTGGTATCTCACCGACGCCTTCCAGTACATGATTGACCATGGCGCCAAGATCAAAGTCGTGGACGTCGCCGGATGGTACGATGCCGGTCAGCTCGAGACGCTCCTCGACACCAACCGCACCATGCTCGAGAAGGGGCGTGCCCGTCGACCCGACGCGCTGGGCGAAGGCGCGACGATCGTCGAGCCGGTGTACATCGAAGACGGCTGCACCATCGAACACGCGACGGTGGGCCCCAACGTGTCGCTCGGTGCCGGCAGCACGGTGCGCCACTCGTCCGTCGCCAACGCGGTGATCGGCGAGCACACGACGATCGAGCACGCGCAGTTGCACGACGCGTTTCTCGGCGACCGCGTGGTGGTGCGGGGCGTGAAAGGCAGCATGAACCTCGGCGACGACTCCGACATCCGGATGGACGCGTGA
- a CDS encoding cupin domain-containing protein, translating into MSGRVEVRHVPKPWGHETIWAHTDRYVGKILHITAGQALSVQYHERKDETVYLLQGEMKYWVQLPGETELQDQRLTTGQSFRITPGTIHYMEAITDCDVLEASTPELDDVVRIKDRYGREGTSAP; encoded by the coding sequence ATGAGTGGTCGCGTCGAAGTCCGGCATGTGCCGAAACCGTGGGGACACGAGACGATCTGGGCCCATACCGATCGGTACGTGGGCAAGATCCTGCACATCACCGCCGGACAGGCATTGTCCGTGCAGTACCACGAGCGGAAGGACGAAACCGTCTATCTGCTGCAGGGCGAAATGAAGTACTGGGTCCAGCTGCCCGGTGAAACCGAGCTGCAGGACCAGCGGCTGACGACCGGTCAGTCGTTCCGGATCACGCCGGGCACGATCCACTACATGGAAGCCATCACCGATTGCGATGTGCTGGAAGCCAGCACGCCGGAACTCGACGATGTGGTCCGGATCAAGGATCGCTACGGCCGCGAGGGCACCAGCGCGCCCTGA
- a CDS encoding M1 family metallopeptidase — MLFRLASLLLLSARIVAAQPGVLPNQQPIAPRVPLRAATTPPSGDTVGYWQQQADYQIVATLDEPRGVITATGSLRYVNRSPDVLRELWVHQHLNAFRPGSKWSATDEREGRVRFQELREPDYAYERFTSPPRVNGREVAVEYPLSPDSTVVRLALPAPMAPGDSVRVDFAWTARPSTVPRRQARRGRSFDFAQWYPKVAVYDRDGWKPNALVPAGEFYGEFGAFDVTLVVPTDQTIGAAGVPVSGDPGYARVMAPGSERPRLAAQAYRDVPPAPAVRVPTGYKAVRFIARNVHHFAWSTSPGYRYEGTSYVRAPSQLYRFPIWDTVSVHVLYRADAAYDCTRATVDAAEQKLCVDRSLTQWQGGKAIAQTRTALRWLEALYGDYPYPQITVVKRIDASGTEFPMLLMNGESSLGLTVHELGHVYTYGILANNEWQSGWMDEGLSSYQEMLQAGDSRVLLAARLEMANERNPAQPADAAVRRLRARLDSMSDEQAATVREGTAEPIGSRADLFGSFAVYNASVYDRGQSMYQALHDVLGEETFQRVLREYYAMWQFRHVDRWAMQAVAERVSEQTLGWFFDQWVQQSGIIDYALRAPVVRKEQVAGRFRWVVTAQLARVGRYRHPMPVGVRTATGWTLLRADPLKDAQVVQFRLDEAPDALWLDPYGSTESPTARFYRLALPSR; from the coding sequence GTGCTCTTTCGCCTCGCATCTCTGCTTCTGCTGTCCGCGCGGATCGTCGCGGCGCAACCAGGAGTGCTGCCCAACCAGCAGCCGATCGCCCCTCGCGTCCCACTGCGCGCGGCTACCACGCCGCCAAGCGGCGACACGGTGGGCTATTGGCAGCAGCAGGCCGATTATCAGATCGTGGCCACCCTCGACGAGCCGCGCGGCGTGATTACGGCCACCGGGTCGCTGCGCTACGTGAATCGCAGCCCCGACGTGCTGCGCGAGCTCTGGGTGCACCAGCATCTCAATGCCTTCCGCCCAGGATCGAAGTGGTCCGCGACCGACGAGCGCGAAGGCCGTGTGCGCTTTCAGGAACTGCGCGAACCCGACTACGCGTATGAGCGATTCACCTCGCCGCCGCGCGTGAATGGGCGCGAGGTGGCCGTAGAGTATCCGCTGTCTCCCGATAGCACGGTGGTGCGGCTGGCGCTGCCGGCGCCGATGGCGCCCGGCGATTCTGTCAGGGTGGACTTCGCGTGGACGGCGCGGCCAAGCACGGTGCCGCGACGTCAGGCGCGCCGCGGGCGGAGTTTCGACTTTGCGCAGTGGTATCCGAAGGTGGCGGTGTACGATCGCGACGGCTGGAAGCCGAATGCGCTCGTGCCGGCGGGAGAGTTCTACGGGGAGTTCGGTGCCTTCGACGTCACGCTCGTTGTGCCTACCGATCAAACGATCGGCGCCGCAGGCGTGCCCGTGAGCGGCGACCCTGGGTACGCGCGCGTGATGGCGCCTGGCAGTGAGCGTCCCCGGTTGGCCGCGCAGGCGTACCGCGACGTGCCCCCAGCGCCTGCTGTCCGCGTACCGACGGGATACAAGGCCGTCCGCTTCATCGCCCGCAATGTGCACCACTTCGCGTGGAGCACGTCGCCGGGGTATCGCTATGAAGGCACGTCGTACGTGCGCGCCCCGTCGCAGCTGTACCGCTTTCCCATTTGGGACACGGTTTCGGTGCATGTGCTCTATCGAGCCGATGCCGCCTACGACTGTACGCGGGCCACCGTCGATGCCGCAGAGCAAAAGCTGTGTGTCGATCGGTCGCTCACCCAATGGCAGGGCGGGAAAGCCATCGCACAGACCCGTACCGCGCTCCGCTGGCTCGAGGCGCTGTACGGAGACTATCCGTATCCGCAGATCACCGTGGTCAAGCGCATCGACGCGAGCGGCACGGAATTTCCGATGCTGCTTATGAACGGCGAGTCATCGCTGGGGCTGACGGTACACGAGCTCGGGCACGTCTACACCTACGGCATTCTGGCCAACAACGAATGGCAGAGTGGATGGATGGACGAAGGGTTGAGTTCGTATCAGGAGATGCTGCAGGCTGGTGATTCACGCGTGTTGCTGGCCGCACGGCTCGAGATGGCGAATGAACGCAACCCGGCGCAGCCCGCCGATGCTGCGGTGCGCCGTCTTCGTGCCCGGCTCGACTCGATGTCTGACGAGCAGGCGGCGACGGTGCGCGAGGGGACCGCGGAGCCGATCGGGTCGCGGGCGGATCTCTTCGGCAGCTTTGCCGTCTACAACGCGTCGGTGTACGATCGCGGCCAGTCGATGTATCAGGCGCTGCACGATGTGCTGGGGGAGGAGACGTTCCAGCGCGTCCTGCGCGAGTACTACGCGATGTGGCAGTTCCGGCATGTGGATCGCTGGGCCATGCAGGCGGTGGCGGAGCGGGTTAGCGAGCAGACGCTTGGCTGGTTCTTCGACCAGTGGGTGCAACAGTCAGGGATCATCGATTACGCGCTGCGGGCCCCGGTCGTCCGTAAGGAGCAAGTGGCTGGGCGGTTCCGATGGGTTGTCACCGCACAGCTCGCACGCGTTGGTCGATATCGGCATCCGATGCCGGTGGGCGTACGGACGGCGACGGGGTGGACGCTGCTGCGTGCCGACCCGCTCAAGGATGCACAGGTGGTGCAGTTTCGGCTCGACGAGGCGCCGGATGCCCTGTGGCTCGATCCATACGGGAGCACCGAAAGCCCGACGGCCCGGTTTTATCGATTGGCATTGCCGTCCCGCTGA
- a CDS encoding F0F1 ATP synthase subunit delta — MPAGVQGESVARNYAEALLALARKAEDTAGWGTMLRQIANAIETDITLFRFLESPRIAADQKSAVLTKALGDRVPRLFLRFLQQLVKNRRQMLIPIIANEYDTLLDASAGIVHARVTVARETGDDERDAIGKRLSAIVGKTVVPHLVVDAAILGGVVVRIGDTVMDGSLRRKLALLRRRMGASRA, encoded by the coding sequence ATGCCGGCCGGCGTGCAGGGCGAATCGGTCGCCCGTAATTACGCCGAGGCGCTGCTGGCCCTCGCGCGCAAGGCCGAGGATACGGCGGGATGGGGCACGATGTTGCGGCAGATTGCCAACGCGATCGAAACCGACATCACGCTCTTCCGCTTCCTCGAGTCGCCGCGCATCGCCGCCGACCAGAAGTCGGCGGTGCTGACCAAGGCCCTCGGCGATCGCGTGCCGCGCCTGTTCCTGCGCTTCCTGCAGCAGCTGGTGAAGAACCGTCGCCAGATGCTGATCCCGATCATCGCCAATGAGTACGACACGCTGCTCGACGCCTCGGCTGGCATCGTGCATGCCCGCGTGACCGTGGCACGTGAAACGGGTGACGATGAGCGCGACGCAATCGGCAAGCGATTGTCGGCAATCGTTGGCAAGACCGTCGTACCGCACCTCGTCGTCGATGCGGCGATCCTTGGTGGTGTGGTGGTTCGTATCGGCGACACCGTCATGGATGGCTCGCTGCGCCGCAAGCTTGCGCTGTTGCGTCGTCGCATGGGTGCGTCGCGCGCCTGA